The Burkholderiales bacterium JOSHI_001 genomic sequence CGGTGACACGGGCCATGGCCCAGTTGGGCAGGGCCCGCTCCCGCGCGTAACGGGCCAGCAGGCGTTCGTCGCCCAGGGCCCGCCAGGCTTCACGTTGGGCCACCACGCGCGCCAGCGTGGCCACGTCGCCCAGGCCCAGGTTCAGGCCCTGGCCGGCCAGGGGGTGCACCAGGTGCGCGGCGTCGCCCACCAGCACCCAGCCGGGGCCGTGGACGCGCTCGGCCTGGCCCAGCGCCAGCGGCCACAGGGCGCGTTCACCGTCCAGGCGCAGCGTGCCGGCGGCACCGCCGGTGGCGTCGTTCAAGGCTTGTTCAAGTTCGGCCGCGGGCGCCTGAAGCCAGTGGCGCGCCTGCGCCTCGGGTTGCGACCACACCAGGGCGTAGCCGTGGCCCGGCACCGGCCGGTCAAAGGGCAGCAGGGCCAGGATGTCGGGGCTGCGGAACCACTGCCGCGCCACGCCGGCATGCGGCAGGCTGCTGCAAAGCCGCGCCGCCAGCGCGCTGTGGCCATAGGGGTGGCGATGGAACTTCACCCCCAGCGCCTCACGGGTGGCCGAGGCCTTGCCTTCGGCCAGCACCCGCAGCGCGGCGGGCGGCTCCTGGCTCAGGATCTGCACATGCGGCGCAAAACGCACGGCGGCGCGCAGCGCGGCTTCCAGTTCGGCCGTGTCCACGATCCAGGCCAGCGCACTGACCTGCTGTTCCCAGGCTGAGAAAGACAGGGCCGCGCCCGGCGCGTCGCCCCGGACCTGCATGTCGTTGACCACCGTCACCGCATCGGTGGGCAGCGCGTCCCACACCTTCAGCCCCGCCAGCAGTTGCTGGCCCTGGGCGTTGATGGCGTAGGCGCGGATGTCGGCGCCGCCAGGCGCAGGGCCGGCGACATCTTCCACCAGCGCCACGCGCAGGCCCTGGCGCGACAGGGCCAGCGCCAGGCTCATGCCCACGGCCCCGGCCCCCCGCACCGCCACATCAAAGCTGTTCATCGGCCGATTGTAGGCAGCGGGCCCTGTGGTCCAGGTACCGCAACAGGGGCCCTTCAGATTCCAGGCCGGGCCGCCGCCTAGAATTCCCGGTTCCGCGGCCTTGGGCCGCAGCGCTTCGAAAGCAGCACCCCATGAGCCTGAAATGCGGCATCGTGGGCTTGCCCAACGTGGGCAAGTCCACCCTGTTCAACGCCCTCACCAAGGCCGGCATCGCCGCCGAGAACTACCCTTTCTGCACCATCGAGCCCAATGTCGGCGTGGTGGAACTGCCCGACCCTCGCCTGGACGCCCTGTCCGCCATCGTGCAGCCCGAACGCGTGGTGCCGGCGATTGTGGAATTCGTGGACATTGCCGGCCTGGTGGCCGGGGCCAGCAAGGGCGAAGGCCTGGGCAATCAGTTCCTGAGCCACATCCGCGAGACCGACGCCATCGTCAACGTGGTGCGCTGCTTCGAGGACGAGAACGTCATCCACGTGGCCGGCAAGGTGGACCCCATCGCCGACATCGAGGTCATCCAGACCGAGCTTTGCCTGGCCGACCTGGGCACGGTGGAAAAAAGCCTGCACCGCTACGTGAAGGCCGCCCGCTCGGGCAACGACAAGGAAGCCGCCGCGCTGGTGAAGGTGCTGGAAAAGTGCCAGGCCGCGCTGGACCAGGCGCAGCCGGTGCGCAGCATCGCCTTCAGCAAGGAAGAGCAGGTCATCCTCAAGCCGATGTGCCTGATCACCGCCAAGCCGGCCATGTTCGTGGGCAATGTGTCCGAGACCGGTTTCGAAAACAACGCCTTTCTTGAACGTCTGAAGGACTTTGCCGCCCAGCAGAACGCGCCGGTGGTGGCCATCTGCGCCAAGACCGAGGCCGAGCTGGCCGACATGGGCGACGAGGACAGAAGCCTGTTCCTGGCCGAGATGGGACAGGACGAGCCGGGGCTGAACCGGCTGATCCGCGCCGCCTTCAAGCTGCTGGGCCTGCAGACCTACTTCACCGCGGGCGTGAAGGAGGTGCGGGCCTGGACCATCCACATCGGCGACACCGCGCCGCAGGCCGCCGGCGTCATCCACACCGACTTCGAGCGCGGCTTCATCCGCGCCCAGACCATCGCCTACGACGACTTTGTGCAGTTCAAAGGCGAACAGGGCGCCAAGGACGCCGGCAAGATGCGCGCTGAAGGCAAGGAGTACGTGGTGCGCGATGGCGATGTGATGAACTTCCTGTTCAACGTCTAGGCGGCCCGCATGCAGCCACCGGGCCGCCAAGACGGTGATGGTGATGGCGATGGCGATGCCGCTGCGCCCGAAACCTCCCGCTTTCCGGCCGGCACCGCTTCGACGCT encodes the following:
- a CDS encoding 2-polyprenyl-6-methoxyphenol hydroxylase-like oxidoreductase (PFAM: FAD binding domain~TIGRFAM: Ubiquinone biosynthesis hydroxylase, UbiH/UbiF/VisC/COQ6 family) → MNSFDVAVRGAGAVGMSLALALSRQGLRVALVEDVAGPAPGGADIRAYAINAQGQQLLAGLKVWDALPTDAVTVVNDMQVRGDAPGAALSFSAWEQQVSALAWIVDTAELEAALRAAVRFAPHVQILSQEPPAALRVLAEGKASATREALGVKFHRHPYGHSALAARLCSSLPHAGVARQWFRSPDILALLPFDRPVPGHGYALVWSQPEAQARHWLQAPAAELEQALNDATGGAAGTLRLDGERALWPLALGQAERVHGPGWVLVGDAAHLVHPLAGQGLNLGLGDVATLARVVAQREAWRALGDERLLARYARERALPNWAMARVTDGLLHLFAHEQPLLRELRNRGLTLLNHLAPVKRALTARALGQ
- a CDS encoding GTP-binding protein YchF (PFAM: GTPase of unknown function; Protein of unknown function (DUF933)~TIGRFAM: GTP-binding protein YchF), with product MSLKCGIVGLPNVGKSTLFNALTKAGIAAENYPFCTIEPNVGVVELPDPRLDALSAIVQPERVVPAIVEFVDIAGLVAGASKGEGLGNQFLSHIRETDAIVNVVRCFEDENVIHVAGKVDPIADIEVIQTELCLADLGTVEKSLHRYVKAARSGNDKEAAALVKVLEKCQAALDQAQPVRSIAFSKEEQVILKPMCLITAKPAMFVGNVSETGFENNAFLERLKDFAAQQNAPVVAICAKTEAELADMGDEDRSLFLAEMGQDEPGLNRLIRAAFKLLGLQTYFTAGVKEVRAWTIHIGDTAPQAAGVIHTDFERGFIRAQTIAYDDFVQFKGEQGAKDAGKMRAEGKEYVVRDGDVMNFLFNV